The Bifidobacterium bifidum ATCC 29521 = JCM 1255 = DSM 20456 region AAGCAGGCAGCCGCCCGGCAACGGGCGTTCGCGCAACTGGACGCGACCTTCCGCTCAGGAGTCACCCGGCCACTGCGCTGGCGAAAGGCGCAACTCGACGCGATGGCCCGAATGCTGAGGCAGAATGCCACCGTCATCGCCCGTGCGGTACGCGCCGACCTGGGCAAACCCGCCGCGGAGACCGCGCTGATGGAAATCGGGCTGGTGCTCGATGAGATTCGCTTCATCAAGCCACGCCTCGGCAGGTGGGCGGCGCGGCATCCCAAGCCGATGCATTACCTGCTGCAGCCCGCAGTCGGCTGGACAGTCGCCGAGCCGAAAGGCGTGGCGCTCATCATCTCGCCGTGGAACTATCCGGTGCTGCTCAGTTTCGAGCCTATGGCGGACGCGATCGCCGCAGGCAATTGCGTGTGCATGAAACCATCGGAGCTGTCTCCGCACACCAGCGGCGTGATGGTGGACCTCATCGCACGGTACATGGACCCGCAGGCGTTCCGCGTGGTTCAGGGAGGACCGCAGGAGACGACAAAGCTGCTGGAGCAGCCGTTCAATCACATCTTCTACACCGGCGGAGGAAAAGTCGGTTCGATAGTCATGGCCGCCGCCGCGAAGCATCTCACACCGGTCACTTTGGAGCTCGGAGGCAAGTCGCCGGTGTTCGTCGACCGTACCGCGAACCTCGAAGTCGCCGCGCGGCGCATCGCCTGGGGGCGGTTCATCAACGCCGGGCAGACCTGCGTGGCACCCGACTATGTGCTCGCAACGTCCGACGTCATCGAGCCGCTGGCAGGAAAGATCGCCAAGGCCGTCACGCGGTTCTTCGGCTCAGACCCGCAACATTCCGACAGTTTCGGACGCATCATCAACACCCGGCATTTCGACCGGCTGACTGCGCTGCTGCCCGATCCGAAGAACCCCGCCACCGGACGCACGGTATGCGGGGGCAATACCAGACGCGATGACCTCTACATCGCACCGACCGTGCTATTGGGCGTCAAACCCGATGCGCTGGTGATGCAGGAGGAGATATTCGGCCCGAT contains the following coding sequences:
- a CDS encoding aldehyde dehydrogenase family protein — translated: MTTKETAAATTTKQAAARQRAFAQLDATFRSGVTRPLRWRKAQLDAMARMLRQNATVIARAVRADLGKPAAETALMEIGLVLDEIRFIKPRLGRWAARHPKPMHYLLQPAVGWTVAEPKGVALIISPWNYPVLLSFEPMADAIAAGNCVCMKPSELSPHTSGVMVDLIARYMDPQAFRVVQGGPQETTKLLEQPFNHIFYTGGGKVGSIVMAAAAKHLTPVTLELGGKSPVFVDRTANLEVAARRIAWGRFINAGQTCVAPDYVLATSDVIEPLAGKIAKAVTRFFGSDPQHSDSFGRIINTRHFDRLTALLPDPKNPATGRTVCGGNTRRDDLYIAPTVLLGVKPDALVMQEEIFGPILPILEVADAKAAVEFINARPRPLSAYAFTGSKRVRRMFEREVSCGALGFNLPLGHLISSRLPFGGVGASGMGSYHGKAGFLEFSHVKTVVGKSAVPDTLSLVYPPYDGLKKILISAVSHTPRVR